In Brachybacterium fresconis, the genomic stretch GTCATCGGTCGGGCGACGATGTCGTCGCAGGCACCGACGAGCGATCTGCCGAGCAAGGTCGATGCGATCCAGATGGAGGAGCGCGAGGGCCCCTGCCTCTCGGCCGCCTACGAGGAGACGACGGTGCGCATCTCGGACATGAACACCGAGCAGCGCTGGCCTGCCTTCTCACGTCGCGCCGCCGCGGAGACGGGCGTCCGCGCGATGTTGGCGTTCCAGCTGTTCGTCGAAGACGAGAACCTCGGCGCCCTGAACCTCTACTCCAGCCGGCCCGATGTGTTCACCGACGAGTCCGAGCACGTGGGTCTGCTGGTGGCAGCGCACGCCGCCGTGGCCTTCGCGGAATCGCGCGAGGTGACCCAGCTCAACGAAGCGATCGCGAGCCGAGATCTCATCGGGCAGGCCAAAGGCATCCTGATGGAGCGCTACAAGATCACCGGCAACCAGGCGTTCTCCATGCTGTCCGAGATCAGCAGCCGAACCAACACGAAGCTGATCGCCGTCGCCGAGCATCTCGTAGCCAGCGGAGAACTGCACAGCATCCGGGAGACGTCGCCGGCACCCTCGGTGCGGACCTCGCCGAACGCTGCCCGCTGACCCCTGCGGCGACCGTCGAGCACGCGACCCGATTTCGTAGACCGAGTGGTTGAAGGCCCTGCTCCGACCTGCCCTCCGGGCACGATCCGGGAACGAGTCCCGGCCCGTCACCTGGCCAGCGAGGTGCTGGCACGCGATGCGGGGGTGCGGAGGATCCGCTCCCTGCGGTCCCCGCGATGCCGCCGACCTTGCCGCGGGCACGCGCCGTGGTTACGTTCGAGAGCAGGAAGACTCCCGCATCGTTCTCCGCTGATCACCGCCGGGAGGTCCACGTCGAGCACGGCACGGCGAGCTTCGAGGACCTCTGGCTCCGGGCGCCGTCGATCGCCTGCGCACGGAACAGCAGGCACCAGTCACGACCCGAAGGGAACACATCATGGCCAACGTCAGCGAATTCATCATCGACCGACTCATCACCTGGGACCTGCACCGCTTCTACGGCTATCCCGGCGACGGCATCGGAGGATTCGACGGGGCTCTGGAGAGCGCCGAGCGGGACGGCAAGGACTTCCGGTACATCCGGCCCACACACGAGGAGATCGCCGCATTCATGGCGACCGCACATGCCAAGTTCACCGGCGAGACCGGCGTGTGCATCGCGACCTCGGGGCCCGGGGCGGTCCATCTGCTCAACGGCCTCTACGACGCCCGCATGGACCACCAGCCGGTGCTGGCGCTCGTGGGACAGCAGGCACGCGTCTCCCTGGGCAGCGACTTCCAGCAGCAGATCGACCTCGAGCGCGTCTTCCAGGACGTGGCCGGGTACGTCGAGACCGTCACCACACCGATGCAGGCCCAGCTCGTCCTCGACCGTGCGCTGCGCATCGCATCCACCCGTCGCTGCCCCGCCGTGGTGATCCTGCCCAATGACGTCCAGACCGCCGAGATGGAGACGCCGACCGCCGAGCACTTCGTCTCCCGAACCGGCATCGGGCGTCCCTCGACCCGTCTGCGACCGCCGGTGGACGAGCTGCGGCGAGCCGCCGCGGTGCTGGACGAGGGCGAGCGGATCGCCCTGCTCGTCGGCGCGGGCGCCCGGGGAGCGACCGACGAGGTGCTCGCCGTCGCCGACCGTCTGGGCGCGGGCATCGTGACGTCGCTGCTGGCCAAGGACGTCGTCCCCGGCGACGTGCCGCACCACACGCAGCAGGCGGGCCTGCTCGGATCCCGCCCCAGCTACGACATGCTGCAGGACTGCGACACCCTGCTGATGGTGGGTTCGAACTACCCGTACACGGAGTTCCTGCCGCCGACGGGGCAGGCCCGCGGTGTCCAGATCGATCTGAAGGCCGACAACCTGAGCCTGCGGTACCCCATGGAGGTGAACCTGATCGGGGACGCCCGGGAGACCCTGAGCGGACTGCTCGAGCATCTCCAGCATCATGACGACCGCAGCTGGCAGAACGGCATCGCCGAACAGATGAAGGACTGGGACGAGGTCACCGCCGGCCTGGCGGACGTGGAGGCCGAGCCGGTCAATCCCCGGTACGTCTACCAGACGCTGAATCCGCGCCTGCCGCGGAACGCGATCATCACCGCCGACGCCGGGAGCACCGCGGACTGGTACGGCCAGCACATCAAGCTGGGCCAAGACATGATGGGCAGCCTCTCGGGCTCGCTGGCCTCGATGCTCGCCTCGATGCCGTACGCCCTCTCCGCGAAGTTCGCCCACCCCGATCGCCCCGTCGTGTGCACCATCGGCGACGGCGCCTTCCAGATGCTGGGCATGAACGAGATGCTCACGGTCAAGCGCTCCTGGCGCGAGTGGGAGGACCCGCGCTTCATCGTGCTGGTCCTGCACAACAACGATCTCACCCAGGTCTCGTGGGAGATGCGTCAGGCCGGTGACCCCCGCTACGACACGAGCCAGCTGCTCGAGGACATGAACTACGCCGACTATGCGGAGCTGCTCGGGCTGACCGGGATCCGGGTGGATCGCAAGGAGGACGTCGCCGCTGCCTGGGACCGGGCCTTCGCGTCGGATCGTCCCGTCATCCTGGACGTGCGCACCGATCCCGACACCCCTCCGCTGCCGCCTCATATCA encodes the following:
- a CDS encoding GAF and ANTAR domain-containing protein, with translation MGSRTGDGLGHRSSHNEGEAIGEDPLAVELADLAQDLYDRSADELLEAMVRAAVQMIPGVEDGSISIVIGRATMSSQAPTSDLPSKVDAIQMEEREGPCLSAAYEETTVRISDMNTEQRWPAFSRRAAAETGVRAMLAFQLFVEDENLGALNLYSSRPDVFTDESEHVGLLVAAHAAVAFAESREVTQLNEAIASRDLIGQAKGILMERYKITGNQAFSMLSEISSRTNTKLIAVAEHLVASGELHSIRETSPAPSVRTSPNAAR
- a CDS encoding thiamine pyrophosphate-requiring protein, producing MANVSEFIIDRLITWDLHRFYGYPGDGIGGFDGALESAERDGKDFRYIRPTHEEIAAFMATAHAKFTGETGVCIATSGPGAVHLLNGLYDARMDHQPVLALVGQQARVSLGSDFQQQIDLERVFQDVAGYVETVTTPMQAQLVLDRALRIASTRRCPAVVILPNDVQTAEMETPTAEHFVSRTGIGRPSTRLRPPVDELRRAAAVLDEGERIALLVGAGARGATDEVLAVADRLGAGIVTSLLAKDVVPGDVPHHTQQAGLLGSRPSYDMLQDCDTLLMVGSNYPYTEFLPPTGQARGVQIDLKADNLSLRYPMEVNLIGDARETLSGLLEHLQHHDDRSWQNGIAEQMKDWDEVTAGLADVEAEPVNPRYVYQTLNPRLPRNAIITADAGSTADWYGQHIKLGQDMMGSLSGSLASMLASMPYALSAKFAHPDRPVVCTIGDGAFQMLGMNEMLTVKRSWREWEDPRFIVLVLHNNDLTQVSWEMRQAGDPRYDTSQLLEDMNYADYAELLGLTGIRVDRKEDVAAAWDRAFASDRPVILDVRTDPDTPPLPPHITLEDAKNMTATLAKGDPAEGAVIAQSARGMAAALFAKARETFHRDR